CCTACCCATTCCGACGTTTTTACCGGGCCAGATGCGCGTTCCGCGCTGCCTAACGATTATGTTACCAGCTACAACTCTTTCTCCGTCGTATTTTTTGACACCTAAGTACTTCGGATTGCTATCCCTACCGTTTCTTCCAGCACCGCTCGATTTCGCGAAGAGTTGTATATTAATGCACATCGTCGTTCACCTCCATGTTTACTCTTATGTACTTTGGATACTGCTCTGAAAGGTCGAGGAGCGTTTCGACAAGTTCGGCAACGAACCTCTGCGATACTTCCGATTGTGCGATTCTTTCAACTCTCAACTTACCCGTGTTGATTATCTCAACGTGTGCACCTTCTTTTTGCAAAGCCCTTGCCGTGTGTTGGGAAACCGTACTTACCGCCGCGCAAACGATGTCCTTTCCCTTCTCGTCGTAGTTGGCGTGCCCGAAGATTTCGAATTCTGTGAAGTATTCTCCACGTTTTCTGAAAACGCACTTAATCATACCTTATCCGATGTTTATTTCTTCGATCTTCACCGTAGTGTACCACTGTCGATGGCCTTTAATGGTTTTGTGCCCTTTTCTGGGGATGAACTGACCGACCAGAACTTTCCTTGCCCTCGCGTGTTCGACAACCGTTCCGGTGACCTTCACATTCGTTAGGTACGGTTTACCTACGAGGACCTTCCCGTCGTCGGTCTTCACAAAGAGTACCTTGTCAAACGTTACCTTGTCTCCAGCTGCAAAACCGTTCAGTTTCTCGGTGTGCAACAACTCTCCAACCTGCACCTTGTACTGTCTTCCACCTGTTTCCACGATAGCGTACACACAGTCCACCTCCTCATGCTTGTACAGGCACTAAAACACGTAAATTGGAGATGTGTGCGGGGCCATCTCCAATTCTTTGAGACGTGTTTTATGTGCCTCTTTTTGATTTACGCATGGATATTTTACCATCAAAGTTCGGTTTGTAAAATACTTTTTTGTTAATGTAAATTTACGAACTCCGAAAAGTGTTGGCGTTCGATTTTGACCAGTTTTGGAGAGTTTTCAAATCTGATTTGATTTTTTGAGAAAAATATGCTACAATATATTTGATTTTTAGCAGGCCTCAGCAGAAGAAATCTACCCACACTTTAGATAAAACAAGGAGGATAGGTATTATGGAAATTCTGAAAGTCAGCACGAAGTCGAGTCCGAACAAAGTTGCGGGTGCTATCGTTGGTTCTCTCAAGAAGAACGGTAAGGTCGAGGTCCAGGCGATCGGTGCGGGTGCGGTCAACCAAGCTTCGAAAGCGTTGGCTATAGCCCGGAGGTTCTTGGAACAAGAGAAACTTGACCTCTACGCCGTTCCAGCGTTCATCGAAATAAAAATTGGGGAAGAAATGAGGACGGGGATTTCATTCAAGATTTATTTGAAGGAAAACAAGTGATGAGCTTGATAAACTTTTGAGTATGTGAGAAGTGGCGGATGGAGGACCTGAGGTACATTGCGGAAGTTTGCCTTAACGACGAAAGGATTTACGAGATAGTGAGTAATATAGCATGTATGAGTGAAGAGCAGCTTAGGGAGTTTAAAAACAAAGTCATCGCTTACTTCATGAACAAAAGTTCCCAAG
The genomic region above belongs to Fervidobacterium thailandense and contains:
- a CDS encoding stage V sporulation protein S; protein product: MEILKVSTKSSPNKVAGAIVGSLKKNGKVEVQAIGAGAVNQASKALAIARRFLEQEKLDLYAVPAFIEIKIGEEMRTGISFKIYLKENK
- the rplU gene encoding 50S ribosomal protein L21 yields the protein MYAIVETGGRQYKVQVGELLHTEKLNGFAAGDKVTFDKVLFVKTDDGKVLVGKPYLTNVKVTGTVVEHARARKVLVGQFIPRKGHKTIKGHRQWYTTVKIEEINIG
- a CDS encoding ribosomal-processing cysteine protease Prp; translation: MIKCVFRKRGEYFTEFEIFGHANYDEKGKDIVCAAVSTVSQHTARALQKEGAHVEIINTGKLRVERIAQSEVSQRFVAELVETLLDLSEQYPKYIRVNMEVNDDVH
- the rpmA gene encoding 50S ribosomal protein L27; protein product: MCINIQLFAKSSGAGRNGRDSNPKYLGVKKYDGERVVAGNIIVRQRGTRIWPGKNVGMGRDFTLFALKDGIVKFFERNNRKYVTVIEE